From one Rhodopirellula islandica genomic stretch:
- the rplJ gene encoding 50S ribosomal protein L10 gives MSKYVKELVTRDLKRRLDGVEDAVLVNCSGMDANTTNELRGELGQKDIQMMVVKNSLARRATEGTSLFPAFDGMNGQVAVLWGSSDFVSLVKEAVRLDKDKEKFEQFVTTGGVLDGEKLDPDAVKAVSKWPSREEQISMLVGQILGPGATLSAAMLGPGKTLNSQIKSKGEGDE, from the coding sequence ATGAGTAAATACGTCAAAGAACTGGTGACTCGCGATCTCAAGCGTCGGCTTGATGGCGTGGAGGATGCCGTGTTGGTCAATTGCTCCGGCATGGATGCAAACACGACCAACGAGCTGCGTGGCGAGCTGGGCCAAAAAGACATCCAGATGATGGTTGTCAAAAACTCACTTGCCCGTCGCGCCACTGAAGGCACGTCTCTCTTCCCCGCGTTCGATGGAATGAATGGGCAAGTCGCCGTGCTCTGGGGCTCGAGCGACTTCGTCAGTCTGGTAAAGGAAGCCGTCCGGCTGGACAAGGACAAAGAGAAGTTCGAACAGTTTGTCACCACGGGCGGCGTTCTGGACGGTGAGAAACTGGATCCAGATGCCGTCAAGGCGGTCAGCAAGTGGCCCAGCCGTGAAGAGCAAATTTCCATGTTGGTCGGTCAGATCCTTGGCCCAGGTGCAACACTCAGTGCTGCAATGCTTGGTCCGGGCAAAACGCTCAACAGCCAGATCAAGTCCAAGGGCGAAGGCGACGAATAG
- the rplL gene encoding 50S ribosomal protein L7/L12 codes for MSDEATAVVEFSAEAKELGDKIANMTLKQAKELSDYLKDEHGIEPAAGGGAVMMAGPAEGGAAAEVEQTEFDVVLTSFGEKKLNVVKVVKNITGASLMDAKKMVEGCPATLKEAVSKEDAEKVKAEVEEAGGSVELK; via the coding sequence ATGTCCGATGAAGCAACCGCTGTCGTTGAATTCAGCGCAGAAGCAAAAGAACTGGGCGACAAAATCGCCAACATGACCCTGAAGCAAGCCAAAGAATTGAGCGACTACCTCAAGGATGAGCATGGCATTGAGCCAGCCGCCGGCGGTGGTGCTGTGATGATGGCTGGTCCTGCCGAAGGTGGTGCTGCCGCTGAAGTCGAGCAGACCGAATTCGATGTCGTCTTGACCAGCTTCGGTGAGAAGAAACTGAACGTCGTCAAGGTCGTCAAGAACATCACGGGTGCATCGTTGATGGACGCCAAGAAGATGGTCGAAGGTTGCCCAGCAACCCTGAAAGAAGCTGTCTCGAAAGAAGACGCTGAAAAGGTCAAAGCCGAAGTCGAAGAAGCTGGCGGCTCCGTCGAACTCAAGTAG